TTTTTACTGTTATTGATTCTCCAGAGGTATTACGTTTTTTTTTTGGACCATCGGAGGCAGCGTTGCATCTTTATTTGCTGAAGCAGTGGATGCAGCTGTAGAATCATCTTCTATAATTTGTTCATATTCCGATTTTGAATCGGAAAATGCTTCTTTTGTATCCGCAAACATCTCCTTCACTTGCGGAGTCAGCGTCTTGATTTCATCAACTTGTGATTTGATGTAATTGACATCACCTTTCACTTGTTCAATGAGTGTTTGCATTTTTTCTTTTTTCTCTTGGAATTCATTTTTTACAATGTCTGGATTTTCTTTGTAATATAATACTTTCTCATACGACGTTCTTGCTGTCGTAATCGTCTGCTGTCTAGTTGCGCGATCCAGCATACTTACCGCTGCACCAAGTAATGCGCCGCCTAAAACATATCTCCCGAATTTACTTGAACCCATACATTTCGCCTCCTTGTTCACGTTTACGTCTCACTTCATTATACCCATACTGCCGGTTACCAAACAATCTTTGTTGTACTAAATTGAAAAAAGGCTTGACGAATCGTTCTATTTTTTGGATTATTAACAATAACATATACATATAACAAACTATAGAGAGGAGTTGATTCAGACGACTTTTGTAACATATACAAATACTAAGAGAAATTGGAGGGGATGAAATGGATTCGATAGAGAAGTTTTTGACCAGTGCGTCTGATTTGATTTGGGGACCCCCGCTGCTCATCTTGCTGATTGGTACCGGAATTTATTTATCTATGCGCTTAACATTTATACAATTACGTTTACTGCCCTATTCACTTAAACAAGTTTTTTCGAGAAAGCACGATAAAAAAGCAGACGGAGATATTTCCCAATTCCAGGCACTGATGACTGCAATGGCTGCAACAGTTGGTGTAGGTAACATCGTCGGGGTGGCTTCTGCTGTCGTGGCGGGGGGACCGGGTGCGATTTTCTGGATGTGGCTGGCCGGATTCTTCGGTATGGCAACAAAGTACAGTGAAGCAATTTTAGCTGTTAAGTATCGTGTCAAAGATTCAAACGGCTTAATGGCCGGCGGTCCGATGTACTACCTCGAACATGGTCTTAAGCAAAAATGGCTCGGCGTATTATTCGCACTGTTTGGCGCCTTGGCTGCTTTTGGCATCGGGAACGGAACGCAATCGAAAGCCGTCGCAGATGTCATGAGCAGTACATTTGCAGTGCCGCATTATATTACAGGAATCGCATTGCTTCTGTTCGGTGCACTCGTTATTCTTGGCGGCATCAAGTCAATTGGCCGGGTAACAGCATTTTTCGTGCCAATTATGGCTTTATTTTATTTCATTGCCGGTGCGATTGTTATGGTCTTAAATATTGAGCAAGTTCCAGCGGCATTTGGTCTGATTTTCACGGATGCATTTACAGGTCAGGCAGTTGCAGGCGGAGCAATTGGTACAGTTATTCGTTTCGGTGTAGCCCGAGGATTATTCTCCAACGAAGCAGGTCTCGGTTCCGCACCAATCGCGGCTGCTGCAGCACGTACAGACCTTCCTGGACGCCAGGCGCTTGTTTCTATGACACAAGTATTGTTCGACACGCTGATCATTTGTTCAATAACGGGTGTTACGATTGTTATGAGTAATCAATGGAAGGATACTTCCATTGACGCTGGTGCATTGACAGCACAGGCATTTGGATCATTCCTTGGAGGCATTGGACCCATTTTAGTCTCTATCGGACTGGTATTCTTTGCTACATCCACTATTTTGGGATGGAGTTATTACGGAGAGAAATGTTTCCAGTACCTCTTCCCTAACCGTGCAGCGGTTCTTGCATACCGCGTAGTATTCGTACTGTTCATCTATGTGGGCGCAACGGCTTCACTGGATCTCGTATGGATTTTAGCAGACGTATTAAACGGCTTGATGGCCATTCCGAACTTAATCGGTTTACTTGGGTTGTCGGGTATTGTCGTGATGGAAACAAAACGTTTCAAGAAGAAAATTGATGATGAACGTGAAGAAGCACGCAAATAACCATTCACAGTTCAGTTGACAGCTTATCACTTTCGTGAAATGATGGATTTCATAAGACAGAAAGGCGGTACAGACATGGATTTATCTACAAAATCACCTGAGAATATTTCATACATGATTGAAAAAATTAAAGAAAAGCTTCGCATGGTAAATGTTGATGCGATGAAGTCTGATAACTTCAGCACAGAGCAGTATGACGACTTGAAATATATGTATGACATGGTCATGAAACGCGAAAACATCACACCGAATGAAATGCAGGCAATCGCAGCAGAACTGGGTTCTATGCGCAATTAAAAAAAAGCGATTCCCATATGGGAGTCGCTTTTTATTGCGGTGATACAGGTGTTCCATCCTTCAGTACGAGCGGCTGAATCAGCACTTCCACCCGTCGGTTTTTACTGCGGTTTTCTACTGTATCATTCGGTACGATCGGCTTGTACTCCCCATACCCTTTTGCGCTGAACAGATTGGGATCTACTTCATTGTTCTGAACGATGATCTTCAGGAACTCCACAGCACGCATGACGCTCAGTTCCCAGTTAGAGGAATACTGCGCATTATTGATTGGTATATCGTCTGTATGTCCCGTGATGACAACCTGACGCGGTCTGTCGAGTGCCAGCAGCTTAGAAATATCGTTAGCCAGCCTTTTATACTCAGGCCTGATGGCAGCCTCCCCTGATTTGAACAGTACACTGTCACGAATCGTCAGCAATAATCCTTCATTTGTCAGCTTAGTGTCAAATTGATTTTCCAGTTCATTCACCGCAATATACTCATCCAAATCGTCTTGTGTCTCACCAAGAGACTTCTGATCTTCCATATAAGAAGAGTTTTCATCCAGCTCGCCTACCGAATCGTCCGGAACAGGCGTAGTGGTCGGCGCATTCTCACTCATAATTCCGCTGCCGCTTTCGAATATTTCACTAAAAACTTTCGACACTTCGGCAAACCGCCCTTCATCTACCGAACTGCTCGCAAACAGTACGATAAACAGCGCCAGCAGCAGCGTCAGCAAATCGGCGTAGGGCAACAGCCACGATTCGTTGATATGTTCTATTTCATGTTTCTTTTTCTTACGCTTCTTCGCCAACTTTACCAGCTCCTTCGCCGCCGTCAATAGCCAGCTTCTTCCGGTCTTCTACAGATAAATAAGATGCCAGCTTTTGTTCGATGACACGGGGCGCTTCCCCTTCGAGCACAGAAAGAATCCCTTCAATCACCATCGTTCTTTGTCGTACCTCTTCTTTTGATTTTCGTATAAGTTTATTAGAAAATGGATGCCATAAAACATAGCCTGTGAAGATACCAAGCAATGTGGCGATAAATGCCGCAGAAATCGCATGTCCCAATGCATCAATATTATTCATGTCCTTTAGTGCGGCAATCAGTCCGACAACCGCTCCAAGCACCCCTAATGTAGGTGCGTATGTTCCGGCCTGCGAAAAGATTAACGCGCCGACAGAATGGCGTTCCTGCATTGCTTCCACTTCTTCACTTAGTACATCACGTATGTAATCAGCATTTTGTCCGTCAATCGCCAAACCCAGTCCGTTTTTCAAAAATGGGTCATCAATTTCATCTGTTTTCGCTTCGAGTGCGAGCAATCCTTCACGGCGTGCGATATCAGCCCAGGAGGAAAACAGACGGATCAGTTCAGCGTCTGACGCAAGCTTTTGCTGGGTGAAAATAATTTTAAATAACTTTGGTATTTTTTTCAGCTCATTCATAGGAAATGCGATAACTACTGCAGCAATCGTTCCTGCGATGATAATCAGGATAGCGGCTGGATTCAATAGTGCGTCGGGTGTTACCCCTTTCAGAGTCATACCAACCAGTAACGCAATAAATCCTAACGCTAAACCTATAATAGTGGATAAATCCATACATACAGCCTCCAAGTACTACATTCTTCTTATTACTTCGGCCATCAAGCCCTGTTCTTTAGGGCAAACTGACGACTTTTTATAGGAACTTCCGAGTATTTCAACCTATCTTAGTTACTTTAACGTTGCGAACTTCAATTCATGATTGATAGTATGTTCATAATACGTAAAAAGGAGATGTCATGATGAATCAATTCCAAGAGCAACTTTCTAATTATGCCGACTTAGCTGTGAAGGTAGGTGTAAATATTCAGCACGACCAATATTTATTCATCAGTGCTTCTACCGAAATTACTTCATTTGTTCGGCTGATTGTCGAAAAAGCTTATGAAGCAGGTGCACGGCAAGTTTTCGTAGACTGGACAGATGATGCAGTGACACGCCTGCGCTATGAAAAGGCACCGGCTGATTCCTTTGGAGAATTTCCGTCCTGGAAACAGATGGAACGTGAACAGCTGGCTGAAAAAGGGGCCGCTTTCATGTCAATCGTATCACAGGATCCTGACTTACTGAATGGTATCGAGTCCAGCAGAATACGTGACAGTCAGAAGGCTGCCAGTAAAGCTCTAAGCAAATTCCGACAAGCTATGCAGGCTGATAAGTTCAGCTGGACAGTCATTGCTGCTCCCTCCGTCGCTTGGGCGGCAAAGATTTTCCCGGATTTAGCCGCAGACGAACAAGTCCCTGCCTTGTGGGATGCTATCCTGCGCGCTGTTCGGGCTGATCAGCCGGGACCAGTTGATGCATGGCACCGGCACAATGAAAACTTGCATGAGAAAGTGGATTATCTGAATGGTAAACATTATCATAAACTCCATTATACAGCTCCAGGAACTGATTTAACAATAGAGCTTCCTGAAAAGCACTTATGGTGCGGGGCGGGGAGCGTCAATCAGGCAGGCAATGAATTCATGGCGAATATGCCCACTGAAGAAGTATTTACAGCTCCGTTGAAAACAGGTGTCAACGGTATTGTAAAAAGTACAAAACCACTTAGCTATGCAGGCACGATTATTGACGGTTTCACGATTGAATTTACAGACGGCCGGATTACAAATGTATCTGCTGAACAAGGCGAAGAAATGCTGAAACAGCTTGTCGATACAGATGAAGGTTCACATTATCTTGGCGAAGTGGCGCTGGTGCCGCATGATTCTCCAATCTCTAATTCCAATATTTTATTCTATAATACATTATTCGATGAAAATGCTTCGAATCATCTGGCAATCGGAAGTGCCTATGCGTTCTGTCTCGACGGCGGAAAAGAAATGGACTCTGATCAGCTGCAGGCTAACGGTTTGAATCAAAGTTTGACACATGTCGACTTCATGATAGGTTCCGGGGAAATGGATATTGATGGAATACTTGCAGACGGTACTGTGGAACCCATCTTCCGCGCTGGTAACTGGGCATTCTAAAATCCGTCACTTTTCACGCAAAGTTTGTGTAAGCACTTAAAATTTAGTGCAAAATCGTGTATAATAGGCTATAGAACATATTACATTTGGAAAGAGGGGCTTACGAATGGGCTTAATGTTTACAACAGTTATCGGATATACAGTAGTTCTTGGACTGGCATCTTGGTTTACAATGCACTTTTTAGCTGGAGCATTGGATTCATCTGACTCAGTTATTATCGATCCAAAACCTGAAGGCAGAAACTAATTTTCTTCTATTCCAGTTTTAATGGATATGGATTTCATGATTAGAGCCGCCTGATTGGGCGGCTCGTTTCTTTTACTTACAATTAACAGTCCAGGAGGGATATTTACATGACGTCATTAACCGATATTATGAATTACAATCAATCTTTTGTTGAAGAAAAGAAATACGAAGAGTTCGCTACTACGAAATTTCCGGATAAGAGAATTGTCATTCTTACTTGTATGGATACAAGATTGATTGAATTGCTTCCAAAAGCAATGAATCTTAAAAACGGCGATGCAAAGATCATTAAAAGTGCCGGCGCTATTATCACACATCCATTCGGCGGTCTAATGCGAAGTATTCTGGTGGCAGTCTATGAACTCCAGGCAGACGAAGTATACGTGGTCGGCCATCATGACTGCGGGATGAGTTCCATCAATACAGAGCACATCGTAGGACACATGATTGAGCGCGGTATCGATCCCGCCATGTTTAAAACCCTGGAGTATTCAGGCATTGACATGGAAAGCTGGCTGCATGGTTTCAGTGACGTAAATGAAAGCGTGAAAAAGAGCGTGGATGCTATCAGAAACCATCCGCTGATTCCTGCAGATGTATCTGTGCACGGACTTGTCATTAATCCTGAGAACGGAAAGCTGGACGTAATTGAAGACGGTTACAAAGTACAAGTGGCTCAAACAAATAAGTAACGGCAAAAACCGGCATCTTCTAATCGAAGAGCCGGTTTTTCCATATAGTCATCCACTTTTCCCAAAGGGTCTTGCCCTTTCAATAATCTTCTTCCACTATTGCATACATATAATGGTCTTCCCACACACCGTTAATAAATAACAGTTGCCGGAGCAAACCTTCGCGTTGAAATCCCGCCTTTTCCAACACCTTGACAGATCCCCCATTACGCGGCGATACATACGCCTCCACTCTGTGCAGATTGACTTTTTCAAACGCAAATTGATTAATCAGACGGACTGCCTCCGTGCCTATTCCCTTCCCCGCCTGCCCCTGATCAATGGAATATCCGACAAAGCCGCTGGAAAACGGTAAGCGTTTGATGCTGTAAAGAGAGATCTGCCCGATGATCATACTCGTCTGTGAATCAAAAATCCCGAAATTATATTCTCTCCGATCACGCATTTGATAGAGTGATTCACGGATTTTATCACGCTGCATTGCCACTGTGTAATACGCATTATCATGCCTTGGTTCAAATTCGGTCCAGTATTCTTTATTGGCAATCAGCAGCTGAGTAAACTGATAGGCATCATCTTCCGTTAAGATTCGTAAATAACACTGCTCCCCTTCGAGTAAAATCATTTTTCCTCATCCTTTTCAACGCATTCTGTTCTTACCGTTTTTTATCCGATTATTTTGAAAGCAGTGAAGTATTCCCGCCACTTATGTCATATCAATAGTTTCTATTATAGTATTCTTCATACGCACAAGACAATAGAACGTCACATTTTCTCATTTGTAAAGGAAAATTCATACTTTCCTCATCTATCGATCCGTATTCTCTGTATACTGTTCTTCAGGAGGATTTTATCATGCTAAGAATTATTTTGATGGCACTTTCGTTGCTCATCATGATTGGAACTCACATCGCTGCAAATTTGATTCCGCTCAACGGACTGACAACTTGGGAAATTGCTAATCGTGTACCGGTTCTATTCATGCCTGCTGAATATGTTTTTTCAATTTGGATTGTTTTGGATGTGCTGCTGGTCAGCTGGCTGTATATGTTTTTTAAATCATCGGCCAAACTTACTTCACCGGTTGCCAATTTGCGGGCATTCTCTTTCTCAGTCAGCTGCTTTTTAAATATCGCCTGGTTATTACTATGGCATTATGGCTATTATTACTGGGCTATCGTCAGTGTCATATCTTTGCTAATTTGTTTATTAGTGCTGTATTTCAGTTATCCAAAATTGGAGGACATGAACCGGCAGCGCCTTCCGATTTCGGCCTATATGGGGTGGATTTTCATCGCAGTCATCGCAAACTCTTACTATGCTTTCAAATTCCATGACTGGACAGGATGGGGTTTGAGTGATCCGCTTTGGACCGTCTTCTTTTTAACCTTAACTGCAGCGATTGCTCTACATTTTATGTATCATTACCATGACTCTATGTTTAATCTCATTATCATTTGGTCCTTTATCGGAATAGCCATAAAAAACGGAACGGATGAATTATTTGTTTCAACAGCTGCTCTGTTCCTTTCGGCTGTCATCGGGTTCATTTTATTCATGGGCCGCCGTTTTTCCAAGTCCATACAATTATAGCACGGCTGCAAATTGTGCAGCCGTGCTTTTTATGTAATGATAACGTAAAGTAGGGTATAGGTTAGCGTATGAACTATCATGCTATGAAGTGGAGGTTATACTATGTCAAATTCTAAATTATTGGCTTCACTTAGTTATTTCAGTGTATTTTTCGCCCCTCTTCTGCTTCCGATTATTATCTATTTTGTGTCAGACGAATTTGAAGTCAGGCGTCACGCGAAGAAAGCATTAGTTTCTCATATCGTTCCGCTGGCTCTGCTGATTGCAGGTTTCGTACTGATGTCTTTTTCGATTTTTTCCTTTAACGCTGATGCCATTACGACGGCAGACAGCAATATGATGTTCTGGGGATTCATCCCTTTCCTTTTCATTGCTTTGTACAGTTTGTTATTCGTGATCGTGCTCATTTGGAATGTCTATCAGGGTGTGAAATTATTAAAGTAACCGGCCGGAAGAATAGGCAAATCATTGAAATTTATTCCGCAGAGTATGATATAGTAGTGATGAATAACTTGTACGGAAGAAAGGACTTGTAAACATGATTGTAAAAAATGATGAACAATTAGAAGGCCTGCGCGCAATTGGAAAGATCGTGGCAGAAATCCGTGAAACGCTGAAAGATGCAGCAGTGCCAGGCATCACAACGAAAGAACTTGATGAAATGGCAGGCCGTTTGTTTTCGGAAAAAGGCGCGGTTTCTGCACCTATCGATCAATATGACTTTCCAGGCTATACATGCATAAGCGTCAATCACCAGGTAGCGCACGGTATTCCCGGAAGCTACGAAATTAAAGACGGTGATCTTGTGAATATTGACGTTTCGGGATCCCGTGACGGCTATTTCGCAGATACTGGTATCTCATTCGTCGCCGGGACTCCTGATGAGCAGAAACAAAA
The Sporosarcina sp. P33 genome window above contains:
- a CDS encoding sodium:alanine symporter family protein; the encoded protein is MDSIEKFLTSASDLIWGPPLLILLIGTGIYLSMRLTFIQLRLLPYSLKQVFSRKHDKKADGDISQFQALMTAMAATVGVGNIVGVASAVVAGGPGAIFWMWLAGFFGMATKYSEAILAVKYRVKDSNGLMAGGPMYYLEHGLKQKWLGVLFALFGALAAFGIGNGTQSKAVADVMSSTFAVPHYITGIALLLFGALVILGGIKSIGRVTAFFVPIMALFYFIAGAIVMVLNIEQVPAAFGLIFTDAFTGQAVAGGAIGTVIRFGVARGLFSNEAGLGSAPIAAAAARTDLPGRQALVSMTQVLFDTLIICSITGVTIVMSNQWKDTSIDAGALTAQAFGSFLGGIGPILVSIGLVFFATSTILGWSYYGEKCFQYLFPNRAAVLAYRVVFVLFIYVGATASLDLVWILADVLNGLMAIPNLIGLLGLSGIVVMETKRFKKKIDDEREEARK
- a CDS encoding DUF1128 domain-containing protein, whose product is MDLSTKSPENISYMIEKIKEKLRMVNVDAMKSDNFSTEQYDDLKYMYDMVMKRENITPNEMQAIAAELGSMRN
- the motB gene encoding flagellar motor protein MotB, whose translation is MAKKRKKKKHEIEHINESWLLPYADLLTLLLALFIVLFASSSVDEGRFAEVSKVFSEIFESGSGIMSENAPTTTPVPDDSVGELDENSSYMEDQKSLGETQDDLDEYIAVNELENQFDTKLTNEGLLLTIRDSVLFKSGEAAIRPEYKRLANDISKLLALDRPRQVVITGHTDDIPINNAQYSSNWELSVMRAVEFLKIIVQNNEVDPNLFSAKGYGEYKPIVPNDTVENRSKNRRVEVLIQPLVLKDGTPVSPQ
- the motA gene encoding flagellar motor stator protein MotA, with protein sequence MDLSTIIGLALGFIALLVGMTLKGVTPDALLNPAAILIIIAGTIAAVVIAFPMNELKKIPKLFKIIFTQQKLASDAELIRLFSSWADIARREGLLALEAKTDEIDDPFLKNGLGLAIDGQNADYIRDVLSEEVEAMQERHSVGALIFSQAGTYAPTLGVLGAVVGLIAALKDMNNIDALGHAISAAFIATLLGIFTGYVLWHPFSNKLIRKSKEEVRQRTMVIEGILSVLEGEAPRVIEQKLASYLSVEDRKKLAIDGGEGAGKVGEEA
- a CDS encoding aminopeptidase, whose protein sequence is MNQFQEQLSNYADLAVKVGVNIQHDQYLFISASTEITSFVRLIVEKAYEAGARQVFVDWTDDAVTRLRYEKAPADSFGEFPSWKQMEREQLAEKGAAFMSIVSQDPDLLNGIESSRIRDSQKAASKALSKFRQAMQADKFSWTVIAAPSVAWAAKIFPDLAADEQVPALWDAILRAVRADQPGPVDAWHRHNENLHEKVDYLNGKHYHKLHYTAPGTDLTIELPEKHLWCGAGSVNQAGNEFMANMPTEEVFTAPLKTGVNGIVKSTKPLSYAGTIIDGFTIEFTDGRITNVSAEQGEEMLKQLVDTDEGSHYLGEVALVPHDSPISNSNILFYNTLFDENASNHLAIGSAYAFCLDGGKEMDSDQLQANGLNQSLTHVDFMIGSGEMDIDGILADGTVEPIFRAGNWAF
- a CDS encoding carbonic anhydrase, translating into MTSLTDIMNYNQSFVEEKKYEEFATTKFPDKRIVILTCMDTRLIELLPKAMNLKNGDAKIIKSAGAIITHPFGGLMRSILVAVYELQADEVYVVGHHDCGMSSINTEHIVGHMIERGIDPAMFKTLEYSGIDMESWLHGFSDVNESVKKSVDAIRNHPLIPADVSVHGLVINPENGKLDVIEDGYKVQVAQTNK
- a CDS encoding GNAT family N-acetyltransferase, whose translation is MILLEGEQCYLRILTEDDAYQFTQLLIANKEYWTEFEPRHDNAYYTVAMQRDKIRESLYQMRDRREYNFGIFDSQTSMIIGQISLYSIKRLPFSSGFVGYSIDQGQAGKGIGTEAVRLINQFAFEKVNLHRVEAYVSPRNGGSVKVLEKAGFQREGLLRQLLFINGVWEDHYMYAIVEEDY
- a CDS encoding DUF4870 domain-containing protein — protein: MSNSKLLASLSYFSVFFAPLLLPIIIYFVSDEFEVRRHAKKALVSHIVPLALLIAGFVLMSFSIFSFNADAITTADSNMMFWGFIPFLFIALYSLLFVIVLIWNVYQGVKLLK